The Rickettsia endosymbiont of Cantharis rufa genome segment ACGTTCAATAAGAGTTCCGATGACTTTATCATGAATATCCAATGACTTGGAAAAACAAATTGTTTTACGTGTCAGTCTTTTGCATCTTGTTCTAAGATTTAAGTTACCCCGTTCTATCCGTTGAGTATATTTTTTACTAACAATGTGTTTTTTGGGATCTAATAACCTAGCATAACTTCCCCATCCATCTGTAAAG includes the following:
- a CDS encoding IS1 family transposase, producing the protein MEDFKVTFYFTDGWGSYARLLDPKKHIVSKKYTQRIERGNLNLRTRCKRLTRKTICFSKSLDIHDKVIGTLIERIAFNTHICKMEVRSKYFLYLILF